The window CATTCCTACGGAAGAGAAGCCCGAAGAGTTATCGAAGAGGCAAGAGAGACGATAGCTTCTTTCATAGGTGCTTCCGGCGATGAAATCATATTCGTAGGCAGCGGTTCAGAGGCGAACAACTCTGTTCTCTCCCTGCTGACCTGCCAGCTGAAGAAATGCAATATCAAGGGATTCGATAGAACCG of the Candidatus Krumholzibacteriota bacterium genome contains:
- a CDS encoding aminotransferase class V-fold PLP-dependent enzyme; this encodes MGNKKIYLDHNATTPLHPEVKKAITENLDLFGNPSSLHSYGREARRVIEEARETIASFIGASGDEIIFVGSGSEANNSVLSLLTCQLKKCNIKGFDRT